The sequence below is a genomic window from Brevibacillus agri.
TGCTCGCACAAGCTGAGCATTTCCATGGCTTTCATCTCGACGCCTGACAACACCTGGGCAAGCGTAGCGCCTGGTTTTTGCAGCAAAAAACGAGCAAAACCAAAAGGAACTTGTTCTTGCCACTTGATTTGCTCCCATTCTCCAATGACACTCTCTACCTTGGCCGTTTCTTTCATCAGGTTCACCCAGAAACGGCGGCGATCGTCCGAATCGGCATACTTCTCGACAATCGCTACATACAAGCCTGTATCAATGGCATTGCGCAGCTCCCAGTACTCTTCGTCTGACAAGCTTCTGGAATCGCGACCTGCCACGTACAGCTTCATTTTCGCTTCATTCACGCGCTGAACGGCTCCGGACAACACCTGGATCGCTTCGATCTCGCCTGTTTCAGACAGCAGGTGGTAGTAGCGGCTGCTGTAATAATCGCCGGCGAGCACCGTCAACTGCCGATTTCGTTCTGCGCTCAATGAATCTTCGTACTGATTTTTGACATGTTCGTGCATGTCCAGTCCCAACTGAACAAGTCCCGTCGCCGTGCAGAAAATGGATGCCCGTTCCTTCGTCATGCCTTGTTCCCGCAAAAACAGATACAAGAGTTCCAGGCGATTTTCCGCCATGGAAGGAACGTCCACGTAATACTCTACATAGGAATGGGTGGTTCGCTTGTAGATCTGCTCGATGATCGACCGAACCTCTTCTACATATGGGGTATGTTCTTTGCTCATGCGTCCTCCTCCACAAGCTGCGCAACCTAAAGATGTCTGCCTGTTCCGTACACTTCCGTCTACCTTTACCATCCGGTCAAAAGGCCGTCCTTACTATCATACCATACTTCTTCCATCAGGGACTAATTCTCTCGTAAAAATACGGCTCGATTCGCACGGGAAATGTGTTTTTGACAAAGGAATCGACGTCTTCCAGCTCCGCGATCGGTTTGGGATGCGCCAGCGAACTGGCTCCCGTCGTTTGAATGGCAATCAGTAGTTTCGACTCTTTCGGCTGGTCGCTTTCCTCCAGCAAGCGGAAATAGACCTGCCCGACATTATCCGTGAGCGTCAACAGCTCGTATGTCAACTGGTAAAAATCGTGATACACATGACTGACATTCACCTTTTCCCCCGGTTTGATCACGAAATCGACATAAACTGACGGGTTTTCCCATTTTATACGCTTCATTTTATAGTGTGGCGTCATCAATGTAAACAAATCGAGGACATTTCGCTCGCTCAGTTGAATCGGGTGTGACGGCTGGAAGGTTGGAACATCCGTCCGCTGCCACCCGGCGCTCGGAACAAGCGACAGCATCAAGGCCAAAAAAGTGGAAACGACAATTGCCACGAGCAGTTGGCGCGGCATAGACATCCCTCCTCTCCACCATTGTACAAATAAAAAAAGCAGGCTATGCCTGCTTTCGCAAAATGGAACTCGTTATTCCGTCGTATCGATGACACCGTGCTGCGAGTAAATCACCGCTTTTCCTCGAACCTTGATGGCAGAAGTATGCTCTGTGAATTGGAAGATCATCACTTCGCCCTTGTCGAGCTTTTCCGTATGATGAAAACGGGTGTCGGAGCCGCGTGTAAGGCCGATGACATGCACGCCGTTTTCTTTTGCTTTGACTACAAAATAGTCCTGGTTAAATGGCTGTGACAAGTTGTTTCCTCCTGACCAGTGCGTGATGCGCCTTGTCTAGTATGATGTCCCGTCGGGCTGCAAACGGCTCATGATTTTTGCTACATAACGCTGTGTTTCCTGAGGCAACTGATTGTACTTCGCCTCCAGCTCCTCATCGCTGTCGATGCCCAGTCGGCCTACGCGACCCGGGCCTGCATTGTACGCTGCCAGCGCCACTTTGACGTTTCCATTATAGCGGTCGAGAAGCGATTTCAAGTATTTGGTTCCACCCGCCAAGTTTTCGTCCGGGTCGTATGCATTGCGGACGCGCATCGCCTGTGCAGTCTTGTCCATAAGCTGCATCAAGCCTTTTGCCCCCGCTTTGGAAACGACGTTCGGGTTGAAGTTGGACTCTGCCCTCACGACTTCCCTGACGAGGTCAGGGTCGACGCCGAGCGCTTTGGCGGTCCGTTCGATTTTCTCCAAAATAGCTCCGGGAGCAACCGTTGCTCCTTTTGCCGCCGTCGTATTCAACTCTGCCTCGTAGTCTGCGGCCAGCTTCCACTCCTTGCTGCCGTCGAGCTTGGCCAAAATCTCTTGCGAGGAAATGACGCGCTGGCCTGACGCCAACTGCGTCTGCAAGATATCAGAAAAGAGATCCTGCTCTCCGTAGGGGGAAGAAGCTGCTTGATCGGTCAAATAAGATTGCGGCATTGATTGTAAATACGGCTGAAGCGATACAGGCACCTTCATGGCATGGAACAACCCTTCCCTTGCTTGTCTCCCCTCTATTATAAAAAAGAAAGATCAGGAAGCCAATAGCAAAAATGGCAACTGTCAAGAACAAAAAAAGAAGCCTGTTCAGAGGCTTCCTCGCTTTTTATTCAGATGGTCGGAATGCAGGGATTCGAACCCTGGACCTCACCCACCCCAAGGGTGCGCGCTACCGGGCTGCGCCACATCCCGACTGTACATCTGTACTTTACAATATTTTACCTACAGTGTCAATAGAAAATGCCGTAATTTTCATCTTCGCACGCGTTGACTGCATACCAGCGGGACGCTAGGAACGGATGAGGCTGAACACTTCCGCACGAGCGGCTGCGTCTTTTTCAAACATGCCGCGCACCGCAGAGGTGACGGTTTTCGAGCCAGGCTTCTTCACGCCGCGCATCGTCATGCACATGTGCTCTGCCTCCACCACGACGATCACGCCGTGCGGATCGAGCTTGCGAACGATGGAGTCGGCAATCGTTGTCGTAATTCGCTCCTGAAGCTGCGGACGCTTCGCCACGGTGTCGACCGCGCGCGCCAGCTTGCTCAAGCCTACGACACGCCCGCCGCGCGGAACGTAGGCGACATGCGCCTTGCCGAAAAACGGAACCAGATGGTGTTCGCACATCGAGTAGAACGGGATGTCCTTGACCAGAACCATTTCTTCGTGATCTTCGCTAAACACCGTCTCGAAGTACTGCTCTTCGTTTATGTGCATGCCCTCGAATACTTCGGCATACATTTTCGCAACGCGCTTGGGAGTATCCAGCAGCCCTTCCCGGTCGGGATTATCGCCTACCGCCTCCAGAATCATGCGGACAGCCTGTTGAATTTTATCCAAATCAACGTTCATACATTCGTACCTCCTACATAGCGGCCTCTTTCCCTAGAAGCGACAGCTTCTCTGGCTGGCCTTATCCTGATCCGATTGTCATGCTTCCGTGCGCACAAACAAGCCAAGCCAATCTTACCATACCCGCTTCAAAAAAACAAAAACATCTGACAAGACAACTGTATGTATGGGGCTCAAGCGCCGATAAACATTTTGATTGAAGCCTGCTCCCGGGAGGTGATCGCGTCGGGTCATCCCCAGACGTTAAAAAAAATCCACATTGCAATCAATGTGGATTTTTTTATGTAAGTGCTTCGTTCTCAAAAGAAACAACTACTTGATGGAGTCTTTGAGTTGTTTACCTGGTTTAAACGCAGGTACTTTGCTGGAAGCGATTTCGATCTCTTCACCTGTTTGTGGGTTACGACCTTTACGAGCCGCGCGCTCACGAACTTCGAAGTTACCAAAGCCGATCAGTTGGACTTTATCACCAGTTTTCAATGCATCAGCAATTGCATCGAGAACAGCGTCAACTGCTTTTGTTGCATCTTTCTTGGTGAGTTCAGTGGTTTCCGCCACTTTTGCAATCAATTCTGTTTTGTTCATTTTATTCACCTCCCCTCAAAGAACACCAAGTCCTAGCTATTATTTTTCTTAACCGAAACGAAGCGTTTTATACACGATTGGTGGTATTTACCGATCTGACAAGCTTATAGTAATACACCGATTTCTTAAATTCAAGCCCCTCCTGTCGAAATTGAACGAAATACAAGAAAAAAAGGCATCCCGTCACACCGGGTGCCCCCTTTTAGAATCAATTGTCTAGGTCTATTTACCTAGTCCTTAAAGTATGATCGCAATCAGACCGCCAGAGCCTTCGTTGATGATTCGGCCCAATGTTTCCTGCAGTTTGTAGCGGGCATTGTCCGGCATCATGGTGATCTTCGCCTGGATGCCCTCTCTCACGATGGAGTGCAGCGAACGGCCGAAAATGTCCGAATTCCAGATCGACAGCGGGTCTTTGTCGAAGTCCTGCATCAAGTAGCGGACGAGCTCTTCGCTCTGCTTCTCGGTTCCGATAATCGGCGCAAACTCGGATTCGACGTCCACGCGGATCATGTGGATCGACGGCGCGGTCGCTTTCAGCCTGACCCCGAAGCGCGGTCCCTGGCGAATCAGCTCAGGTTCGTCCAAGGTCATCTCATGCAGCGACGGAGCAGCGATTCCGTAGCCCGTACTGCGCACCATATGCAAGGCTTCCGCTACCTGATCGTACTCGCGCTTGGCGTGGG
It includes:
- a CDS encoding heptaprenyl diphosphate synthase component 1 produces the protein MSKEHTPYVEEVRSIIEQIYKRTTHSYVEYYVDVPSMAENRLELLYLFLREQGMTKERASIFCTATGLVQLGLDMHEHVKNQYEDSLSAERNRQLTVLAGDYYSSRYYHLLSETGEIEAIQVLSGAVQRVNEAKMKLYVAGRDSRSLSDEEYWELRNAIDTGLYVAIVEKYADSDDRRRFWVNLMKETAKVESVIGEWEQIKWQEQVPFGFARFLLQKPGATLAQVLSGVEMKAMEMLSLCEQMVRTLHPAETRNVLASITARYSHRVNRLKRVIEEM
- the mtrB gene encoding trp RNA-binding attenuation protein MtrB, which codes for MSQPFNQDYFVVKAKENGVHVIGLTRGSDTRFHHTEKLDKGEVMIFQFTEHTSAIKVRGKAVIYSQHGVIDTTE
- a CDS encoding lytic transglycosylase domain-containing protein, coding for MKVPVSLQPYLQSMPQSYLTDQAASSPYGEQDLFSDILQTQLASGQRVISSQEILAKLDGSKEWKLAADYEAELNTTAAKGATVAPGAILEKIERTAKALGVDPDLVREVVRAESNFNPNVVSKAGAKGLMQLMDKTAQAMRVRNAYDPDENLAGGTKYLKSLLDRYNGNVKVALAAYNAGPGRVGRLGIDSDEELEAKYNQLPQETQRYVAKIMSRLQPDGTSY
- the folE gene encoding GTP cyclohydrolase I FolE, which gives rise to MNVDLDKIQQAVRMILEAVGDNPDREGLLDTPKRVAKMYAEVFEGMHINEEQYFETVFSEDHEEMVLVKDIPFYSMCEHHLVPFFGKAHVAYVPRGGRVVGLSKLARAVDTVAKRPQLQERITTTIADSIVRKLDPHGVIVVVEAEHMCMTMRGVKKPGSKTVTSAVRGMFEKDAAARAEVFSLIRS
- a CDS encoding HU family DNA-binding protein; translated protein: MNKTELIAKVAETTELTKKDATKAVDAVLDAIADALKTGDKVQLIGFGNFEVRERAARKGRNPQTGEEIEIASSKVPAFKPGKQLKDSIK